The DNA segment GAGGACCGATTGCTGTAGTGCGCACATCCCACCTCAAGGTGGCAGCAGCTGCCCAGAGCCTGCCGACTGTGTCTGGGCGGGACTGTGAGCCCAGGGTTGCCAGATCTTCCAGGTTTTTCAAGATAAGCCTGAAATCAAATTTTCTAGTGGAATTAATTGTCAACTCATTCAAAAATTTAAGCAGCACATGCTGAACACAACCTGCCTGCAGACCGATGATTCTGACTGCAGGCCACGGGTTTGTGCCTTTGGATCTGAAAGGATGCCATTAAGTGTAGGGCACCTCCAAGGCCGATCTGCAAACCAGGGCAGAGCCATCTTGTGCTTCTAGAAAATCGGAATGACTTCCCATGGGGTCCACACAAGAAGAGGACAAAGCAAGTGCCCCAAGGTGGACCATAAGAGTCACTGGTCCACTCATCATGATTTAATTCAGCACAGATTTATTAACCTCCTACCGTATGCCAGTCTCAGAGCCAGAGATCCAGCGGTGAATGTGACAGGCACAGTTCCTGCTCTCTGCGACCCTTCATTCTAGCTGGGGAGACATACTCGAAACAAATAATTGCCTAATAATTCATTTGTGATATGTAAGGTGCTACAGTAGAGCTGGGGGTTAAAAGTTAGGGTTTGATTCCTGACCCCACACCCTTAGGTATGTCACTTTGGCAAATCACCTGATCTGAGTCTCAGTTGCCTCATTTCTTGCCTATAAAGTGGGTAAGATAATGTCATAGGGTTGTTCTGGGGACTCATTGAGATCAGGCAAATAATAAGCTGCTGCACACAAGAGGGGGGCCTAGGTGTGGCAgggaatcccccccccccccccagtgatgTTGGGCTTCCTGCCAGCAAGGGCAGTGGGAGGCCTCCTGTACGTACAGAGGCTCAGTCCCCTGGTAACCGCCATTCTGCTGAGGTGGTGGCCATGGGCATCTGGCTATTCTGCCTCTGTTTCTTACCCTCTCTGTCCACTTCACAGTAGGATCTGGTGCCCAAGGACAGGGAAGGTACTGTTCTTGACCATACCGGGAGAAGACTGGGCCTTTCAGCTATGGGCGAGAGCCCCCTCCACTGAGGCTGCTGCATTTTAAGCTCCTCAAACCCTTAACTAAGCTTTAAAACTCTGGGGGCATGTATAAACCAAGGCAGAAAATCTTCCCCATGCCCCTTCAGTGCAGAATACCAGCTTCGGCGGGCAGAGGTCTCAGCCACAGGGCCCTTTGGACCTTCTGAATGACCCGGCCCAAGAGGCAGGAGGCAAATGGCAAGGGACTGAAGTGTCAGCAGTGTTTCTGGGGCCTTGAACTTCGGCTCAGTGGGGAGAAACCTCAGTGGTCAAAACATGGTTCGAACTTCCTGGGCACCTAATCCAACATTCTGCCCAAAGGGAAagctccttctttttctttttctctttcttctttctttttctttctttctttcttcctttttctttctttctttctttctttctttttctttctttctttctttctctttctttttctttctttctctttctctctctctttccttctctctttctttcttttccttccttcctttctttcttttctttctttctttctttctttcttaagtttattttgaaagagaaagagagagcacgagagcagGAGCacgtgggggaggtgcagagacaaaggggcagaggatctgaagcaggcaggctctgcactgtcagcacacagcctgatacagggctttaattcatgaaccaggagatcatgacctgaaccaaagtcggctgcttaaccaactgagccacgcaggcacccctggggaaagctccattttttttttcctttaacatttatttattatcaagagacagagagagacagagcgtgagcaggggaggggcagagagagagagggagacacagaatccaaagcaggttccaggccctgagctgtcagcacagagccggacgcggggcttaaactcacaaacggcgagatcatgacctaagccgaggtcagatgcttaaccgactgagccacccaggcgcccctcaaatatcTCTTTTCCACCAAGGCCTGCCCATCCCATGTCTAAGCACAAAGGTCCCAGGAGGAAGAGACAAGCTTCAGTTTCCACTCAAGCTAAAAGGAATGGAGTGTGCTCCTTGATGACAGCCCCCAGGCTGAGGTCACACCGCCTGGCCTGGAGTGCTGTCAGGGGAGGCGGCCCCACTGGGGGATGGGCACTGGAAGACAGGATAGAGGACGCCCAGGCTGGGGAAGTGCTCAGGCACTCCCCACTCACAGGCACCCACTGCTCCTTCCCTCCAAGTTGTAGGCCTagaatttgaatgaaaaaaagatttcactAGCCTAGCTCAGgcttctcattttaatttgatttttatttttttaatttatttttattttgtatttattttaggagaaaactgaggcccagggctaAGTGCCTCTCCCGAAGGTCAGAGGTGAACCAGAAAGCCAGGATTTTTTGAGGTCATGGTAAGAAGCATCAGGCCTTCAGTTCCTTGTGACGCATCACTGTCACGAGGTAGGAACTCAGGACCACTGTGGTATTAAGTCAGAGCCACCACGGGGTTGTTGGGAACTAACTGGGTGGGGTATCCTCCCTCAGCTCATCTGGACTCTTTTCAGGCTATTTCCTAAGCTCTGCTCCCTTCCCTACCGGTCTTATATGAACACGAAGTTCACTGCCATCTGTAGGACGCCGAGCGTCAACACAAATTCCTATCTTCACACGGTCTTTATGTCCCAGTTACGCAAAACCGGCATCTAAAAGATCCCTCCAGGGACCAGGTCACCCGTGCCAACCTCTAACTGCTCCATGCCAGAGGCTGAGGCTGAACAACGCTGAGTCCCTGCACAAGCCTCACTTTGTCCTATCGTCTGAACTATCGTTCTACTAAACTCCACTTGATCTTGTTCCTGTGTTGCCCCACGTGGCCATAACCCTTTAAATTCAGCTTTTTCCCCCAGAACTACAACTGATCATCTTGGTCTAAGTAAATCTGGAAGCCAATTCAAGGCATCACAAACGCTCATAATCCTTCCCAATTTGAGTATAAACTTGGCTCACTCACCGGCCTCCCCGGTTGATAAAGCCAGAGCCGAGGAAGCACGTGCAAGGCAACCAGCAGACCCTCCTGCAGTCTGGCCACCGGCACTGTCTCACCTCTCACTACAGATGCGTGGCTTCCAAGGGCTTTTATACAGATGTCGAAGCAAATAATCCTAGGCAATTAAGGCCATTTCCCAAATAGCACCAAGGAAAGCTGCCAAAGGCTTTCCCTGAGTTGAGAAGCAAAGCTGACAATGGTGAATATCATAACCTCTGGATACAAGATGAAGTAGATTGCGAACCTTAACCACTCAGATCAGACGCTACTCTAGAAAATAAAGCTCCCTTTAACCTCTTCCCAGAAGGTTGCTACATGGGCGCAGAGGATTAGACGAATATTCCCACTTTGGAGTCATGGCTTCTTCGGCAGTAAAGCACTGGAGGGCACATCCCCACCCCACTGGTAACATAAAGCAAATACACTGTCAAATACCTCTAACTAGGATCTCCAGATTTCCTCTGAAGCCTTCTCTAGAAAGCCCACGAAGCCCATGCCTTAATCTGCCTTTTTAACAGGGACATGGGAACAAAAATAAGCTTGTTTGTGAATAAACATCTGAAAGACCATCGGGACAGCTGATCTGGGCGGGGCATCAAAACACAGTGAGGATTGTGGAAGAAGACAAAGCAGGACCACTCTGGGGCAGAGAACTTTCGGTGATGTGTGCACGGGGtgtttctggaggccagaggcccCATCTGGAACAAACAGCAACCAGGAGGGCCTCTAACACGTCACAGTTTATTACCTGTAGAGAAAGAAGTCACTGCCACCAACAGCACTGTGCAGTTTTATTAACCATTCAAGTACAGTAGCATCTGGTAAGATCGGGACAGAATTGGGATTTAAAAGTGAACAGATATTCAGCATCTAACAGTTTGAAAGAAGCCACTACATACTCTTTTCACAAACAGGTTTTCACAGAGCCAATACAGTACTAGCCATTAACCCAGCACACCAGGTGTGCTGAAGTAGAAAAGATGCAACAAGAAAAATAGCTACATTAGAAAGACTTCAACACTttagaaaaagagtaaaacacTTTCAGTTTCTCCCCTTTAGCCCCTAAAACAACATCATACAGTCTGGGTCTACCTATACAGTCCTACATCAGCTTCTAGAATATTTGTCAGGAgggcaaaaataaaatgacactgGCCAGTACAGTCTTTGGATatttgggaaggggaaggggagaaagtcAGTTCTCAGAACAAATTAGTCGGCTTCAGTTTCATCAGCAGGGTCTTTGGACTCTTTGTTCTTCCGTACTTCTTCAATGTGCTTGTCCTGTGAAGAAACGGCATTCGTCATCAGTCTAATTCGAAAGCCTGCCAAGGCGCTCACCCCAAGAGTCCCAACGGCAGCATCAGGGCGTGTATTATAGATCAGTGGGAATCACATTGCATACTTAGAATTCTAAACATGATCTTCCAGCTTCCTTGGGTCACTCGGGGAacctactgactgagcctcctACGACTCTTCCACAGAATGTACAACTATTCTGGAAATTACTGCATagtctgtcttatttcattttaatatattttttaaagattttatattttaagtcatCTCTCCATTCAACGTGGAGCCTGAACCCCGACCCCGAGAGCAAGAAAAatcgcacgctccactgactgagccagccaggagctctgCTCCACCTTATTCTAAAATAAGATACCTGTCATTTAATGTGTCAGGGCCTGAAACTGGTGACAAAGACACCAACCACCTAGATCAAGGCCATTAGTTCAGGCCACCTCATTGGGGCAGACTTCAAGCTCTTGACCCTCTCCAAGCCAGGCTGGGACACCAACCTTCTCCCGCAAGCGCTCCAGTTTGGCAGCCATCTGTGCCTCTCGGTTCTCTTTGTTGGCTTCCATTTTGTGGGTCAGCTTTTCTTCCGCCATTTTACTGAAGTTGTTGTTCTCCTCGATCGCTTTCTGAAGCACTTCTTTCTCATGCTCCCGCTTCTCAGCAAGCTGCTTCAAGACCTCAGCTTCGTGGGACTGAAAAATGTGTAAGAGGCTAGACT comes from the Acinonyx jubatus isolate Ajub_Pintada_27869175 chromosome C1, VMU_Ajub_asm_v1.0, whole genome shotgun sequence genome and includes:
- the STMN1 gene encoding stathmin, translated to MASSDIQVKELEKRASGQAFELILSPRSKESVPEFPLSPPKKKDLSLEEIQKKLEAAEERRKSHEAEVLKQLAEKREHEKEVLQKAIEENNNFSKMAEEKLTHKMEANKENREAQMAAKLERLREKDKHIEEVRKNKESKDPADETEAD